A segment of the Candidatus Pelagisphaera phototrophica genome:
GCAGGTCCCCCTTTAACGTTGAAGCGCTTCATTACACCTTGGAATCCACGGCCTTTAGTAATTCCGATGATGTCGATCTTCTGGCCCTCTTCGAATTTCGTTACGTCGAGCACATCGCCAGAATTGTATTCCGGAGCGCTATCACAGCGTACCTCGCGAATGGCTCGTGGCGTGGCGGCACCGTTTTTCTTGGCATGTTTTTGCTCTGCCTTGCTCGCTCGCTTCTCCTTTTTGGTTTCGTAGCCGATCTGAATGGCATTGTATCCATCCGTTTCCACTGTCTTCACCTGAAGAACAGGGCAAGGGCCTGCTTGAATCACTGTGACGGGAACTTGGACCGTTCCGTCATACAGTTGAGTCATGCCCAATTTTTTGCCTAAGAGTGTGTAGTTCATATTTCTAAGAGGTAGGTGGAGCATCTGCTCCGTTTTACTAGACCCACGTTAGCACCGGCAAATGCCAGCGAAAGTGTGATGCTGTATCCGTTGATTTATACGTTAATGGTAATGTCCACTCCTGATGGAAGATTCAGCTTTTTAAGTTCGTCGACCGTTTGAGCAGTGGGCTCGATAATGTCCAACAAACGTTTGTGCGTACGGATTTCAAATTGCTCCATAGATTTCTTATCTACGTGAGGCGACTTGTTCACGGTGACTTTCTCGATGCGCGTCGGCAACGGTACAGGACCGGAAACACGAGCGCCCGAGCGCTTGGCGGTATCCACAATCTCGGATGCGGACTGATCGATCACTCGATAGTCAAATCCTTGAAGTCTGATGCGTATTTTTTGTCCAGTCATGAAATTTCGGTTATTAAAATTCTTATGTCCCTATCTGGATGGGTCTTCGGTAAGCCTAGCGAGCACATTCGGTGGTACTTGCTCAAAGTGAGAGGTTTCCATGGAGTAACTAGCCCGTCCCTTTGAGAGTGAACGAACATCGGTTGAGTAACCAAACATGGTTTCGAGAGGTACAGCCGCATTGACGATAGCCAAATCGTTCTTCGACTCCATATTTTGGATATGTCCACGTCGTCGATTCAGGTCGCCGATCACATCACCCTGATACTCATCTGGAGTCGAAACCTCCACTTTCATGATCGGTTCGAGGAGAATTGGGCCGGCGTTTTTCATCGCTTCCTTAAAAGCAAAGATACCCGCCATTTTAAATGCGATCTCAGATGAGTCCACTTCATGAAACGAGCCGTCGATAATACGAGCTCTCCAATCGACTGCGGGGTATCCTGCAACCACACCATTGTTCGCTGCCTCTTTGATTCCGTCTTCGGTCGGTTTAATGAACTCTCTCGGAATGACGCCGCCCACAATTTCGTTAACCACTTCAAACCCTTTTCCCGTTTCTCGAGGCTCGAGTTTGATGACCACATGACCATATTGGCCGCGTCCTCCTGATTGGCGTATAAACTTTCCCTCTCCCTCGGCGAAGCTAGAAATGGTTTCCCGATAGGCGATCTGAGGCTTTCCAGACTGGGCCTTGACTTTAAACTCACGGAAGAGCCGGTCCCTAATGATCTCCAAGTGGAGCTCGCCCATACCCGAAATGATTGTTTGGCCGGTTTCCTGATCGGTCTTCACAACAAAAGTCGGGTCTTCTTCTGACAACCTCGCCAATCCGACAGAAAGTTTTTCCTGGTCCGCGGATGTTGCTGGCTCAATCGTCATCGAAATGACAGGGTCCGGAAATGACGGCGGCTCGAGAGCCACATCGAGGTTTTTCGAAGTAAAGGTGTCACCCGTCCAAACATTCTTCAATCCGATCGCTGCACAGATGTCTCCTGAACGAACACAATCCACATCATCACGGCTATCCGCCTTCATTATTAGGAGACGGCTTACTCGCTCCGATTTCCGAGTGCGAGGATTGTAAAGGATGTCCCCTTTCTTGATCGTCCCGCTATAAATACGAATGAATACGAGCTTTCCCACGTAGGGATCGCTCCAAAGCTTGAAAGCGAGTGCCGCTGAGGGACCGTTGTCGTCAGGCTCGATAGAAACGGGCCTCTCCTTACCGTCTTGACCCTTAATAGGAGGCATGTCGATCGGGTTGGGCAGGTAGTTTACAACCGTATCCAACATGCTCTGAACGCCTTTGTTTTTGAAAGCAGAACCGGGAATAACTCCCACAAAATTCAAAGATAGCGTCGCCTTCCGAATCGCTAAGACCAACTCGTGCTCGTCGATCTCTCCACCATTTAAATACTTTTCGGCAAGGGTGTCATCAAAGTCCGCGACTGCTTCGATCAGCGATTCCCGTAATTCCGTCGCTTCGCGAGCCATATCTCCCGGAATTTCACACTCGATCACGCTAACGCCCATCGCGTCTGAC
Coding sequences within it:
- the rplC gene encoding 50S ribosomal protein L3 is translated as MNYTLLGKKLGMTQLYDGTVQVPVTVIQAGPCPVLQVKTVETDGYNAIQIGYETKKEKRASKAEQKHAKKNGAATPRAIREVRCDSAPEYNSGDVLDVTKFEEGQKIDIIGITKGRGFQGVMKRFNVKGGPASHGSMFHRRIGSIGLCQWPGHVFKNQKMPGRMGGRQRTVQNLKVVKIDPEKNLILVKGGIPGANGDTILVRSAIKGK
- the rpsJ gene encoding 30S ribosomal protein S10; this encodes MTGQKIRIRLQGFDYRVIDQSASEIVDTAKRSGARVSGPVPLPTRIEKVTVNKSPHVDKKSMEQFEIRTHKRLLDIIEPTAQTVDELKKLNLPSGVDITINV
- the fusA gene encoding elongation factor G; this translates as MEWTRNIGIAAHIDAGKTTTTERILYYTGVVHKVGEVHDGNAVTDFMEQERERGITITSAAISCNWEGRSGPFSGINHQINIIDTPGHVDFTAEVERSLRVLDGAVAVFCAVAGVQPQSETVWRQADKYHVPRIAFVNKMDRTGANFLGVVEDMRSKLGANAHPLFLNIGSEEHFTGLIDLVCQKAFQFDESDAMGVSVIECEIPGDMAREATELRESLIEAVADFDDTLAEKYLNGGEIDEHELVLAIRKATLSLNFVGVIPGSAFKNKGVQSMLDTVVNYLPNPIDMPPIKGQDGKERPVSIEPDDNGPSAALAFKLWSDPYVGKLVFIRIYSGTIKKGDILYNPRTRKSERVSRLLIMKADSRDDVDCVRSGDICAAIGLKNVWTGDTFTSKNLDVALEPPSFPDPVISMTIEPATSADQEKLSVGLARLSEEDPTFVVKTDQETGQTIISGMGELHLEIIRDRLFREFKVKAQSGKPQIAYRETISSFAEGEGKFIRQSGGRGQYGHVVIKLEPRETGKGFEVVNEIVGGVIPREFIKPTEDGIKEAANNGVVAGYPAVDWRARIIDGSFHEVDSSEIAFKMAGIFAFKEAMKNAGPILLEPIMKVEVSTPDEYQGDVIGDLNRRRGHIQNMESKNDLAIVNAAVPLETMFGYSTDVRSLSKGRASYSMETSHFEQVPPNVLARLTEDPSR